Proteins co-encoded in one Lacerta agilis isolate rLacAgi1 chromosome 6, rLacAgi1.pri, whole genome shotgun sequence genomic window:
- the BTG2 gene encoding protein BTG2, whose translation MSQIQRWNGSCVSNCSRADMVPEIAAAVGFVSSLLRTRGCVSEQQLQVFSGALEAALTEHYKHHWFPEKPFKGSGYRCIRINHKMDPIINKAASQIGLNLQQLYQLLPSELTLWVDPYEVSYRIGEDGSICVLYEAPAAPVSSYGMLTCKNQMMLGRTSPSKSYMMTVSS comes from the exons ATGAGCCAAATCCAGCGCTGGAATGGGAGCTGCGTTAGCAACTGCAGCCGGGCGGACATGGTGCCGGAGATCGCCGCCGCCGTGGGCTTCGTGTCCAGCCTCCTCCGCACCCGCGGCTGCGTTAGCGAGCAGCAGCTTCAGGTTTTCAGCGGGGCCCTGGAAGCGGCGCTCACAG AGCATTATAAACATCACTGGTTCCCTGAGAAACCCTTCAAAGGTTCTGGCTATCGCTGCATCCGTATCAACCATAAAATGGACCCTATCATCAATAAGGCAGCTAGCCAGATTGGACTCAACCTCCAGCAGCTATATCAGCTCCTGCCCAGTGAACTCACACTCTGGGTGGACCCTTATGAGGTATCCTACCGGATTGGTGAGGATGGATCCATCTGTGTTCTATATGAAGCACCTGCAGCACCTGTGAGCTCCTATGGGATGCTCACCTGCAAAAATCAGATGATGCTGGGGCGCACCAGCCCTTCCAAAAGCTACATGATGACAGTCTCCAGCTAA